TGTAAAATTTCGTTGCGTTTTTTTTCGCCGCCCGAAAAACCCTCGTTGACACTGCGATTTAAAAAACTAGGATCCATGTGCAAGAGGCTCATTTTTTCTTTAACTAGCGTGAGAAAATCCATGGCATCAACTTCGGGGAGGCCTAAAAATTTTCGTTTGGCATTCAGGGCAGTGCGTAAAAAATAAGCGTTGGCAACGCCAGGGATTTCGATGGGATATTGAAAAGCCAGAAAAATGCCACGTTGAGCTCGGGCTTCAGGGGCTAGAGGGGTCAGGTCTTTGCCTTCGAATAAAATTTGCCCTTGAGTGATTTGGTAGAGATCGCGGCCCGCTATAATTTGGGTTAAGGTGCTCTTGCCAGAACCATTAGGGCCCATGATGGCATGCACTTCGCCTGCATTAATTTCGAGGTTAATGCCCTTTAAAATGGCGCGGTCTTCAATTTGTACGTGCAGGTTTTTTAACTGTAGCATAAGTTATCCCTCTAATGGATCCCCGCTTTCGCGAGGATGACACTTTGACTTTATCCAACACTCCCTTCCAAACTAACCCCTAAAAGTTTTTGTGCCTCGACGGCAAATTCCATGGGTAATTCTTTAAACACTTGTTTGCAAAATCCATTAACGATCATATTAACGGCATCTTCTTCGGAGAGGCCGCGTTGTTTGCAGTAAAAGAGTTGATCTTCACCAATTTTAGAGGTGGAGGCTTCGTGCTCCATTTGGGCGGTGCTATTTTTAATTTCAATCGAAGGGAAGGTGTGGGCCCCGCATAGGTCACCCATCAATAAAGAATCACATTGTGAATAATTTCTAGCCCCATGGGCATTTTTCATGATCTTAACCAAACCACGGTAAGTATTTTGCCCATGGCCGGCAGATATACCTTTGGAAACGATAGTGGAGCGGGTATTTTTGCCAATATGAATCATTTTGGTGCCGGTATCGGCTTGTTGGTAATTGTTGGTGACGGCCACCGAATAAAATTCGCCAATAGAATTGTCGCCTAACAAAACGCAACCGGGATATTTCCAAGTGATAGCAGAACCGGTTTCAACTTGAGTCCAAGAAATTTTTGAATTTACCCCCGCACATTTTCCACGCTTGGTGACAAAGTTGTAGATGCCGCCCTTTCCCTGTTTATCGCCTGGGTACCAATTTTGCACGGTTGAATATTTTATTTGAGCATTATCGAGGGCGACCAATTCTACCACTGCGGCATGCAATTGGTTTTCATCGCGTTTGGGCGCCGTGCAGCCCTCTAAATAACTGACATAGCTGTCTGCATCGGCGATGATGAGCGTGCGTTCAAATTGGCCGGTTTGGGCAGCGTTGATACGAAAATAAGTCGAGAGTTCCATGGGGCAACGCACCCCTTTGGGGATGTAACAAAAAGAACCATCGGTAAAAACCGCTGAGTTAAGGGTAGCAAAAAAGTTATCGGTGTAAGGCACCACGGTGCCTAAATATTTTTTGACGAGTTCTGGGTGGTCTTGCACGGCCTCGGAAAACGAGCAGAAAACAATCCCCATCTTTCCTAATTTTTCTTTAAAGCTTGTGCCCACTGATACGCTATCGAACACCGCATCAACCGCAACACCCGTAAGCACCTCTTGTTCAGCCAGAGAAATCCCTAGCTTATTAAAAGTTTCACGGAGCTGCGGGTCGACTTCGTTTAAGCTTTTAGGTTTGGTTTTTTGCGTAGGGGCGGCATAATAATAGATGTCTTGATAATCGATCGGAGGATATTTTACATTTTGCCATGTGGGTTCTTTCATGGTCAGCCAGTGGCGATAGGCTTTCAATCGCCATTCCAACATGAAAGCCGGTTCGTTTTTCTTGGCCGAAATTAAGCGAATAATATCTTCATTTAGACCTTTTGGTGCACGGTCCATTTCAAGTTCGGTGATGAAACCATATTTATAATCTTGGGACGTTAATTCTTTTAATTTAGTTGCCGAAGTCATTTGGTTAAATCCTCCACCGTCATTTGAGAAAGCATGGTTTGAATCTTGTGATTCAGTTTATACAGCGGGCTTTTGATGGTGCAGCCGTCCCATTGCCGACAAGTGATTTTTTCTTCACGAAAACATTCAGCCACTCCCAAGTGTCCTTCAAAGACCCCCAGCATATCGGCTAGCGTAATGTCTTGGGGGCGTTTGGCCAGGATATAGCCGCCTTTTGTCCCATGGACTGCTTTGATGACACCGAGCCCCGCCAATTGCTGCAACACCTTAGCCAAGAGATAATAAGGGACCTCGTAAGCCTCGGCGATTTCTCGGGCGCTGGTGATGTTTGAATCAGCCGATTTTTTGGCCATGTGCAAAATGGCAATCAGGGCATATTCCGTTTTTTTGTTGAAATAGAGCATAGTTATCTGACAAACACGGTCTTATTAATAAAAGGCCACTGTAGGCCCGGCGCTAACTAATTCAAATCAAATGGTTTTTCAAGACTCTTTTTACAATCTATATAAGACTATATTAGTCTTATATAAGTTAGCATTGAGAGGTGAGTGAGTCAACGGTAGTTCCGTAGCCGAAGAATTCGGCCTAAGGGTCTGACCGGAAATAAATGTTCATTTTGGCATCTCATCTTGGGGCCATCTTTGACCGATCTTCAATCGCAAAATCCTCAAAATAGCCCTGCTATTCCTCCGGTTTTGCTCATTCAGATCGGTCAAATCTGACCCCAATCTGAGCGCCAAAAAAGAACATTTATTTCCGGTCAGACCCTAAATGCCCGCTGGTGAGATAGCCCCAAGCCATGCCGGTGGCAAGGCCCAGCCCGTGGGCCATGTTGGCAACGTTACCCATGAGGCCCGTGAGGCAAAGAAAAAACCAGGCGATCATCATGATGACCACTTGGCGATTCAAGACGATATTAAAGTAGGGGTCAAGCTGTCCGCGAATCCACAGAAACCCGAGCAGACCATAAACCACGCCCGACATGCCGCCAAACAAGGGGCCGCTCCATAAAAACTGTGCTATATTTGAAAGAGCGCTGGTTACCAATACCAAGGCAAGCAAGTAAAAAGAACCCATGCGAAATTCAATGATCCCCCCCAAGTCTTTTAGCCAAAGCATATTAAAGATGAGGTGAATAATCCCAAAATGTAAAAACATGGGGGTGAACAACCGCCATACTTGCCCCTGAAAAATTTCGAGTGATTGGGTTTGCATAAAGATGGAAGGCAGATCGGGTTGAATGAAGCTACTGAAAAAGAGCTGATGCACCGGGCCGATCTTACTGCCTAATTGAGAAAAAAGACTAACCGCAATGGATAGGGTGATGAGTGCAATAGTGATGGGTGATTGGCGCATCATGGAATGGGTAAGCTTAATCAAGTTTTCGGGCAAAACTCAAGTCACAAGCGCCATCGGCTGAACTATCGAAGCAGGTGAGCAATAAATCACCGGTTTGAAATTTAACCAGGACAGAATCGGTAGCCAGATCAACTTTGCTTTGAGTGTCGAGGATAAAACCATTACAACCAAGAGTTTCGGACTCAAAGGCGTAATAAGAATCGCCTTTGGAATTTTGTTTGATGGTGCGTTGGCCCGTGAAGCGGTCACCCTTTTTTAAATTAGAATCTTTGGCAGGGTCTTGAATAAGCACCGTGAGATTAAAACCTTCTTGTAGAATGGTAAAGTCGCCCAGCGCAAAACCAGTGCAATTGCTATCGCGGGCCTGATAATCGCCGCTTAAATCGCCCTGAATCATAGATAAATCAGACGAGATATCGGTAAACTCCCCACCACCACAGGCTGGCATGATTAACCAACCCATTAATATTATTAAGTATTTATTCATAAACTTATACATGGATTCCCCTGCTTGACGCCATCTATCTTTTCGGCAAAGTGAGCCTTAAAGTTTCTTCTAGGAACTTCGATTGGCGGCTCCTTGACATTTTTGCTAAGATGTGTAGACTCTACACATAGGAGCCATTATGCCTACCAATCTTGCCATTGATGATTCGTTGCTTAATCGTGCTTTAAAAGTAAGTTCTTTTCGTACAAAACGAGAGACCGTCAATGTCGCCTTGCAAGAATTTATTGAAAGGCGAGAACAAAAAAAAATTCTTCGTTCTCTAGGAACCATCGAATTTCGCAAAAATTGGAATTATAAAAAAGAGCGAAAAGGCCGTGAATATCATCGTTGACACCTCTGTTTGGTCCTTAGTACTAAGAAGAAATCACGTTGATGAACATAATCCTTACGTTATTGCGTTTCGTTCCCATCTTGAAAAAGGGGATTGTTTCTTCTTGCTGGGTAGTATCTTACAAGAACTTTTAGATGGAATAAAGAGCGAACATAGTTTTGAATATCTTGTTAAACTTTTAAAGCCATTTCCGTTGGTTCCTATCAGTCGAGAAACTTATATTTTAGCCGCCCGTTTAAGAAATCAGCTTCGCAAAAAAGGGGTTCAAGCCAGCCCCGTTGACTTTTTAATCTCAGCGGCCTCCATCGAGCATGAATACCCTTTGCTTACAGCCGATCATGATTTTCTACTCATAGCAAAATATTGTTCTTTATCTCTGATTAGCTTTCCACTGGTGAATAAATAGCCCCGAGCGTAATTTAGGTTCAAACCAGGTAGATTTTGGGGGCATGATGAGGCCTTGGTCGGCGATAGCCATCACTTCTTGCATTTGCGAAGGGTAGAGAGAAAAGGCCACTTGAAATTTCTTTGAGTCGACAAGATGCACCAGTTCTTCGGTGCCACGAATCCCACCGACAAAATCAATGCGTTTGGAAGTGCGGGGGTCGTCAATCCCCAAGATGGGCCCTAAAAGATAGTTTTGCAAAACTGCGACATCGAGTAATTCCAATAAATTTTTTTGGGCAGAGACATGCAAGCGAGGTGTCATTACATACCATTTTGTATTTAAATACATGCCATAAGTCTTGGGGGTGGCGGGGCTGGATAGACTCGTGGGTTGAATTTCAAAATGTTCTTTAACTTTATTCAAAAAAACTTCTTCGGTTAGGCCGTTTAGATCTTTCACCACACGGTTATAGGGTAAGATCTTTAATTGGTTATCAGGGAAAATAACCGCTAAGACATAGTGATAGCTTTCAGTTCCTAAAGCATGAGGGTTTTGTTGTAATAATTTTTGGCGTGCGCGTGAACTGGAGGCGGAACGGTGGTGACCATCCGCAATGTAGAGGTTATCGATTTTTGAAAACTGTTGCGTCAAGTTTGCGATGGCTTGCGCGTCATCGATAGCCCAGCCGGTATGGGCAATGCCGTCTTCGGCAGTAAAGTCAAAAATCGGCGAGTGGGCTTGGGCCCAACGTGCAGCTAGCTCATGAATCCCCTGCTCGTCACGGTAAGCTAAAAAAACCGGTTCTGCTTGCGCCGATAGGGTGAGAATATGTTGGGTGCGGTCGTCTTCTTTGTCGGGCCGGGTTTTTTCGTGTTTTTTAATTTTGTTTTGGTCGTAGTCGTCAATCGAGCAAACAGCGACTAAGCCCAATTGCTGATGCTCACCCATTTTTTGTTGATACAAATAAAAGTTGGGGGTGGGATCTTTTTGTAGCCACTTTGCTTTTTCAAATTTTGCTAAATTCTCACGAGCCTTTTGATAAACTTCGTTGGAATAGAGTTCAGTTTGAGGCGGCAAATCAATTTCAGATTTGACGATGTGCAAAAAGCTGTAAGGATTATCGTGCGCAAGCTTGCGCGCTTCGTCGGAGTTGATGACATCATAGGGGAACGACGCTATTTGTTTAGCTAAAAATGATGTGGCTCGTAGAGCCGAGAAAGGTTTGATGGTGACCATGGTACACTGTCATCGCGAGCGAAGCGTGGCGATCTTCTGTTTTAATACTGAAGATTGCTTCCCCCGGATCAAGTCCGGGGTCGCAATGACATTATATTAAACTCCCTCTAAAAATCCCCCCTAATTCTTCGGTTAATTTCACAAGGTGAATTTCTTTTCGCAACTCGCGCTCCGATTGCACCTGCACTCGCAAATAATTCTTGGTGTAACCCGAATAGCGGGGGTGATCATTTTGGTCAAATAGCACAGGCATGCTACACCCCACAAACTTTTTTGCATAATTAGCTTTTTGTTTTTGCATGAGGCTTGCCAAAACTTTGCTGCGATGTTTGATGACCTCGGGGTCAACATGCTGAGGTAATTTAGCAGCAGCTGTGCCAGTTCGATCGCTGTAGCGAAAAACATGCATATAGGTGAAG
The sequence above is drawn from the Deltaproteobacteria bacterium genome and encodes:
- the sufB gene encoding Fe-S cluster assembly protein SufB, encoding MTSATKLKELTSQDYKYGFITELEMDRAPKGLNEDIIRLISAKKNEPAFMLEWRLKAYRHWLTMKEPTWQNVKYPPIDYQDIYYYAAPTQKTKPKSLNEVDPQLRETFNKLGISLAEQEVLTGVAVDAVFDSVSVGTSFKEKLGKMGIVFCSFSEAVQDHPELVKKYLGTVVPYTDNFFATLNSAVFTDGSFCYIPKGVRCPMELSTYFRINAAQTGQFERTLIIADADSYVSYLEGCTAPKRDENQLHAAVVELVALDNAQIKYSTVQNWYPGDKQGKGGIYNFVTKRGKCAGVNSKISWTQVETGSAITWKYPGCVLLGDNSIGEFYSVAVTNNYQQADTGTKMIHIGKNTRSTIVSKGISAGHGQNTYRGLVKIMKNAHGARNYSQCDSLLMGDLCGAHTFPSIEIKNSTAQMEHEASTSKIGEDQLFYCKQRGLSEEDAVNMIVNGFCKQVFKELPMEFAVEAQKLLGVSLEGSVG
- a CDS encoding rhomboid family intramembrane serine protease, with the protein product MMRQSPITIALITLSIAVSLFSQLGSKIGPVHQLFFSSFIQPDLPSIFMQTQSLEIFQGQVWRLFTPMFLHFGIIHLIFNMLWLKDLGGIIEFRMGSFYLLALVLVTSALSNIAQFLWSGPLFGGMSGVVYGLLGFLWIRGQLDPYFNIVLNRQVVIMMIAWFFLCLTGLMGNVANMAHGLGLATGMAWGYLTSGHLGSDRK
- a CDS encoding Rrf2 family transcriptional regulator, with the protein product MLYFNKKTEYALIAILHMAKKSADSNITSAREIAEAYEVPYYLLAKVLQQLAGLGVIKAVHGTKGGYILAKRPQDITLADMLGVFEGHLGVAECFREEKITCRQWDGCTIKSPLYKLNHKIQTMLSQMTVEDLTK
- a CDS encoding DUF1015 domain-containing protein — protein: MVTIKPFSALRATSFLAKQIASFPYDVINSDEARKLAHDNPYSFLHIVKSEIDLPPQTELYSNEVYQKARENLAKFEKAKWLQKDPTPNFYLYQQKMGEHQQLGLVAVCSIDDYDQNKIKKHEKTRPDKEDDRTQHILTLSAQAEPVFLAYRDEQGIHELAARWAQAHSPIFDFTAEDGIAHTGWAIDDAQAIANLTQQFSKIDNLYIADGHHRSASSSRARQKLLQQNPHALGTESYHYVLAVIFPDNQLKILPYNRVVKDLNGLTEEVFLNKVKEHFEIQPTSLSSPATPKTYGMYLNTKWYVMTPRLHVSAQKNLLELLDVAVLQNYLLGPILGIDDPRTSKRIDFVGGIRGTEELVHLVDSKKFQVAFSLYPSQMQEVMAIADQGLIMPPKSTWFEPKLRSGLFIHQWKANQR
- the sufC gene encoding Fe-S cluster assembly ATPase SufC → MLQLKNLHVQIEDRAILKGINLEINAGEVHAIMGPNGSGKSTLTQIIAGRDLYQITQGQILFEGKDLTPLAPEARAQRGIFLAFQYPIEIPGVANAYFLRTALNAKRKFLGLPEVDAMDFLTLVKEKMSLLHMDPSFLNRSVNEGFSGGEKKRNEILQMAILEPKLALLDETDSGLDIDSLKIVARGVNTLRTSERAILLVTHYQRLLNYIEPDYVHVLSEGRIVKSGGKELALRLEEQGYGWVKETTV
- a CDS encoding type II toxin-antitoxin system VapB family antitoxin, coding for MPTNLAIDDSLLNRALKVSSFRTKRETVNVALQEFIERREQKKILRSLGTIEFRKNWNYKKERKGREYHR
- a CDS encoding PIN domain-containing protein, yielding MNIIVDTSVWSLVLRRNHVDEHNPYVIAFRSHLEKGDCFFLLGSILQELLDGIKSEHSFEYLVKLLKPFPLVPISRETYILAARLRNQLRKKGVQASPVDFLISAASIEHEYPLLTADHDFLLIAKYCSLSLISFPLVNK